One window of the Podospora pseudocomata strain CBS 415.72m chromosome 7, whole genome shotgun sequence genome contains the following:
- a CDS encoding hypothetical protein (COG:O; COG:T; EggNog:ENOG503NXSM; CAZy:CBM21), which produces MPYTPPSHRSPATSVPTSPDGSRRPSFHQQSPSSRPVLPRSASYLMKHRRTPSASAQRSTTEPTPESTSEDLQKLVISTSVRQSPPPITGDRRMPNAAIISPPDSSDDDMPQARKIENLKELQDVASQIPQQRPNSPSKGTVTDNQSPDAGDLLVLPAQVNALAQGMHHSFSTSSLDGLLGSNRRFSHARSQTEPHITISKSASSSATGSDEESDSEMQRKPQMVRKKSGELVRPALRPPSRRRPSSMPGTPTFSKAVHFDSHLEHVRHFLQVDRPLAVSAGSSPIDHYDSDTEYPFSGDNRAAVRSPPFEWEITMPTFPVETPARKSQTVRLERVWLSKDQKCLIGSVAVANLAFQKSVVCRFTLDYWKTTSEVAAEYISDIRPVDTPYPQDRFNFTIKLSDLANLESKTLYFCIRFSFNGQDHWDNNNGTNFQVDFHKKMLPQNGKQGVIGAASRPLNGLPKSNRRPSSALAQKPKVKLTGTDEFGDGTKINFDQSIHDFLGESRTGGLRLKGVKSAANLPSDNLPSRLAPPSGQAFANRYDFGASLTLAIQTAKDTMASKSDGLYMKPHWRAVPQINTATTKPADVKPTDKAESSARSDKPVKPAAVVTAPPVVKPATVPGTDSPGTSIASASYEELVNKYCFFGTKQSSPLYSHDPSRPGRFDGVDDGLRSNNSSGTSSYEGSPVQMGNYHHSHSGTQHHSLHPKDSNPYFQQHPSFVAMGVSPAESPTMGFPTQRTDSTLVGPAPTASGQKNDRPSGTFASFAGTSSNEYPYQQQMPDRFPFSGAEAHSATAIRG; this is translated from the exons ATGCCCTATACACCACCCAGTCACAGGTCGCCGGCCACATCGGTCCCGACGTCGCCGGACGGAAGTCGTAGGCCATCATTCCATCAACAAAGTCCCAGCTCACGCCCCGTCCTCCCTCGATCGGCCTCGTATCTGATGAAGCACCGCCGTACTCCCTCAGCGTCGGCTCAGCGTTCAACAACCGAACCTACACCGGAATCGACGTCCGAAGACCTGCAGAAGTTGGTTATCAGCACCAGTGTGCGGCAATCGCCACCGCCCATCACAGGTGACCGAAGAATGCCCAACGCCGCGATAATTTCTCCACCCGACTCATCGGACGACGATATGCCACAAGCCAGAAAGATCGAAAACCTCAAGGAGCTTCAGGATGTAGCCAGTCAGATTCCTCAGCAGCGGCCCAACTCCCCATCCAAGGGCACGGTCACGGATAACCAGTCGCCCGATGCTGGCGATTTGCTTGTTCTGCCGGCGCAGGTCAACGCTCTCGCTCAAGGCATGCATCATAGCTTCAGCACAAGCTCTCTCGACGGTCTACTTGGGTCAAATCGCCGTTTCTCTCACGCAAGATCACAGACAGAGCCGCATATCACCATTAGCAAGTCGGCCAGCAGCTCGGCAACCGGTTCTGACGAAGAATCCGACAGTGAAATGCAGCGAAAGCCGCAGATGGTTCGAAAGAAGTCGGGTGAATTGGTTCGTCCGGCCCTGCGCCCGCCATCACGCCGACGGCCGTCCAGCATGCCTGGGACGCCCACGTTTTCCAAGGCTGTCCACTTTGACTCACATCTCGAGCACGTGAGGCACTTTCTACAGGTGGATCGTCCTCTGGCCGTCAGTGCAGGATCGTCCCCGATCGATCATTACGACAGTGACACCGAGTATCCGTTTTCTGGTGACAACAGAGCGGCTGTTCGGTCACCTCCTTTCGAATGGGAAATTACCATGCCGACCTTCCCTGTGGAGACCCCGGCACGCAAGTCCCAAACTGTTAGGCTGGAGCGGGTATGGCTGTCCAAGGACCAGAAGTGTCTGATCGGCTCAGTCGCCGTCGCGAACCTTGCTTTCCAGAAGAGTGTCGTTTGCAGATTCACGTTGGACTACTGGAAGACAACATCCGAGGTCGCCGCCGAGTACATCTCGGACATCCGGCCTGTTGATACACCGTACCCTCAGGATCGCTTCAATTTTACCATCAAGCTGTCGGATCTTGCCAACTTGGAATCCAAGACCTTATACTTCTGCATCAGATTCAGCTTCAACGGGCAAGATCActgggacaacaacaacgggaCCAACTTCCAGGTCGACTTCCACAAGAAGATGCTTCCTCAAAACGGCAAGCAGGGAGTCATTGGTGCCGCCTCGCGTCCGCTCAACGGGCTTCCCAAGAGCAACCGACGGCCCAGCAGTGCTTTGGCACAGAAGCCAAAGGTGAAGCTGACTGGTACAGATGAATTTGGCGACGGCACCAAGATCAATTTCGACCAGTCCATTCATGACTTTCTTGGGGAGTCGCGCACCGGTGGCCTTCGTCTTAAGGGGGTGAAGAGcgccgccaacctccccagtGATAATTTGCCCAGTCGTCTCGCCCCTCCTAGTGGACAGGCATTTGCCAACCGGTACGACTTTGGCGCCTCTCTTACCCTCGCCATCCAGACGGCCAAGGACACCATGGCCTCCAAGTCTGATGGCTTGTACATGAAGCCACACTGGAGAGCCGTCCCCCAGATCAACACCGCAACCACCAAGCCTGCCGACGTGAAGCCTACAGACAAGGCTGAATCGTCGGCTCGGTCTGACAAGCCCGTCAAACCCGCGGCAGTTGTCACAGCTCCCCCGGTTGTGAAGCCCGCCACTGTGCCCGGCACCGACTCCCCTGGCACAAGCATCGCATCTGCCTCGTACGAGGAGCTGGTCAACAAATACTGCTTT TTTGGCACGAAGCAAAGCAGCCCCTTGTACAGTCATGACCCATCGAGGCCTGGCCGCTTTGATGGTGTCGATGACGGACTCCggtccaacaacagcagcggcACATCAAGTTACGAAGGCAGTCCAGTTCAGATGGGCAACTATCATCACTCCCACAGTGGCACTCAACACCACTCCCTGCATCCCAAGGATTCAAATCCCTACTTCCAGCAGCATCCCTCATTTGTGGCCATGGGTGTTTCGCCGGCCGAGTCTCCCACCATGGGCTTTCCGACACAGAGAACGGATAGTACCCTAGTGGGCCCGGCACCGACTGCCTCGGGACAGAAGAATGATCGTCCCTCTGGGACTTTTGCCTCCTTCGCTGGTACGTCGTCGAACGAATATCCCTATCAACAACAGATGCCCGATCGCTTTCCCTTCTCCGGGGCCGAGGCTCATTCAGCGACAGCTATCAGGGGTTAA